A single Vigna radiata var. radiata cultivar VC1973A chromosome 8, Vradiata_ver6, whole genome shotgun sequence DNA region contains:
- the LOC106769949 gene encoding haloacid dehalogenase-like hydrolase domain-containing protein At2g33255 encodes MPLLIFNSAKAFSFSRRMSSHPPALKTRLRGVVFDMDGTLTVPVIDFPAMYRAVLGDAEYLRLKAENPSGIDILGHIETWPPHEKHKAYDAIAEVERQGLQRLQIMPGASELCAILDSKKIRRGLITRNMKSAVDLFHERFGITFFPALSREFLPYKPDPAPLLHICSLWGVQPNEVIMIGDSLKDDVACGKRAGAFTCLLDQKGIYDSPKYADVEFKPDFKVSSLADVYSILDVNFDLSP; translated from the exons ATGCCATTGCTGATATTCAATTCCGCCAAAGCCTTTAGCTTCTCCAGGCGAATGTCCTCTCATCCTCCCGCACTCAAAACGCGTCTCAGAGGCGTCGTTTTCGACATGGACGGCACCCTCACCGTCCCTGTCATCGATTTTCCGGCCATGTACAGGGCGGTGCTCGGCGATGCGGAGTATCTCAGGCTGAAGGCCGAAAACCCTTCCGGCATCGACATTTTGGGTCACATCGAGACTTGGCCTCCTCATGAAAAGCACAAGGCCTACGACGCCATCGCCGAGGTCGAGCGTCAGGGTCTCCAACGCCTCCAAATCATGCCTG GTGCTTCGGAGCTTTGTGCTATTCTTGATTCCAAGAAAATAAG gagGGGTTTGATCACTAGGAACATGAAGTCAGCAGTTGATTTATTCCATGAACGATTTGGG ATTACATTTTTTCCAGCATTAAGCAGGGAATTTCTTCCTTATAAACCTGATCCAGCTCCACTACTGCATATTTGTTCTCTTTGGGGAGTTCAACCGAATGAAGTAATAATGATTGGGGATAGCCTTAAAGATGAT GTGGCTTGTGGGAAGCGAGCTGGAGCCTTTACATGCTTGCTTGATCAAAAAGGAATATATGATTCTCCAAAGTATGCTGATGTTGAATTCAAACCAGATTTCAAGGTGTCTTCCCTTGCTGATGTTTACTCAATTCTAGATGTAAATTTTGATCTGTCACCCTGA